In one Bryobacteraceae bacterium genomic region, the following are encoded:
- a CDS encoding IclR family transcriptional regulator, translating into MPTVPNAASVERAIAILEYLDGSRRGLNISEISRKLGIPKSSAHVIVVTLERLGYVRKREDSLFYMLGLKAYGLGMGMMKSLSLSEAALPHMRALSHQLHLPSHLAVPDGDQGVYVQKVDTPGLIKIDTYVGRRMDLHCTGVGKIILAFGPQELHDRFLAKQVYIRHTRNTITSPRLMQREIAKIRKLGFAMDDEEEELAVRCVAVPVFKNGRFTAALSVTGTTAQLPLNAIDEVAAVLRSAAAAISAPLPLPPEQ; encoded by the coding sequence ATGCCGACGGTTCCCAATGCCGCTTCCGTGGAGAGAGCGATCGCCATTCTCGAGTACCTCGACGGCTCGCGCCGGGGATTGAACATTTCCGAGATCAGCCGCAAGCTCGGCATCCCCAAGAGTTCCGCGCACGTCATCGTCGTCACCCTCGAACGGCTCGGCTACGTCCGCAAGCGCGAAGACTCCCTTTTCTATATGCTGGGCCTCAAGGCCTACGGGCTCGGAATGGGGATGATGAAGAGCCTCTCGCTTTCCGAGGCCGCCCTGCCGCACATGCGCGCACTGAGCCATCAGCTTCATCTCCCGTCGCACCTCGCTGTGCCCGATGGCGACCAGGGCGTCTACGTACAGAAGGTCGACACCCCCGGCCTCATCAAGATCGATACCTACGTAGGCCGCCGCATGGATCTGCACTGCACCGGCGTCGGAAAAATTATCCTCGCGTTCGGTCCGCAGGAACTGCATGACCGGTTTCTGGCCAAGCAGGTCTACATCCGGCACACCAGAAACACGATCACGTCGCCGCGGCTCATGCAGCGCGAAATCGCCAAGATCCGCAAGCTGGGCTTCGCGATGGACGACGAAGAGGAGGAACTCGCGGTGCGCTGCGTTGCCGTGCCCGTCTTCAAGAACGGCCGCTTCACGGCGGCCCTTTCCGTCACCGGGACGACGGCCCAACTCCCTTTGAACGCCATTGATGAAGTCGCCGCCGTGCTCCGGAGCGCCGCCGCCGCCATCTCCGCTCCGCTGCCGCTTCCGCCCGAGCAGTAA
- a CDS encoding amidohydrolase family protein, protein MGYSGWVIVDVHSHYWLYPEHFSDDFKNQARRARGDVEVDLTVRWDEYHGSATACDRTIVFGGKAKLSGLWVPDKEVAAYAATQPSKLIGFLSLDPTQPGWQDEMIEGHQNLKLKGIKLMPMYAGFLPQDPRFDYLWEYATKHGLPVLLHTGTTFVAQAPLECTLPRHLDAVATRFPDVKMILAHIGHPYEGECVVTIRKHPNVYADCSALHYRPFQLYHSLMLLQEYGVWNKLLFGSDYPFTTVDASLAGMRALNDMLEGTRLPRLDPDRMEAMFQRDSLKLLGIDA, encoded by the coding sequence GTGGGCTATTCTGGCTGGGTGATCGTCGACGTCCACAGCCACTACTGGCTATATCCGGAGCATTTTTCGGACGACTTCAAGAATCAGGCCCGGCGAGCGCGGGGGGACGTGGAGGTGGATCTCACTGTCCGGTGGGACGAGTATCATGGCTCTGCCACAGCCTGCGACCGTACGATCGTCTTCGGCGGCAAAGCGAAGCTGTCGGGCCTCTGGGTGCCGGACAAAGAAGTGGCCGCCTACGCCGCCACCCAACCGTCGAAGCTGATCGGCTTTCTGTCGCTCGACCCGACGCAACCCGGCTGGCAGGACGAGATGATTGAGGGTCATCAGAACCTCAAGCTGAAAGGCATCAAGTTGATGCCGATGTACGCGGGGTTTCTTCCGCAGGACCCGAGGTTCGACTATCTTTGGGAGTACGCGACGAAGCATGGGTTGCCGGTGCTGCTGCACACGGGCACGACGTTTGTGGCGCAGGCGCCGCTCGAATGCACGCTGCCGCGGCACTTGGACGCCGTCGCCACGCGGTTCCCCGACGTGAAGATGATCCTGGCGCACATCGGCCACCCGTACGAAGGCGAGTGCGTGGTGACGATCCGCAAGCACCCGAACGTCTACGCCGATTGCTCCGCGCTGCACTACCGGCCGTTTCAGCTCTATCACTCGCTGATGCTGCTACAGGAGTACGGCGTTTGGAACAAGCTCCTGTTCGGCAGCGACTATCCATTCACCACCGTCGACGCGAGTCTCGCGGGCATGCGCGCGCTGAACGACATGCTCGAAGGGACGCGACTGCCGCGGCTGGATCCCGATCGGATGGAAGCGATGTTCCAGCGCGATTCGCTGAAGCTACTGGGGATCGACGCGTAG
- a CDS encoding carboxypeptidase regulatory-like domain-containing protein produces MQLVSVIVLLLAFASAVWSQATATLVGRVTDTSGAVLAGAKVTARNTLTGLERSTVSTQTGDYELPLLPINGIYTVNISHDGFQTQEFTGIELQVDQRARFDVALTVGAVSERITVAETTPIVNTESGSIGQVVNNKKIVDLPLNGRNFVQLASLLPNAITGTSGTVGATVVAVSGGRQSKTEYLLDGISINEQLFDGVALRPSVDAIQEFKVQANSFSAEFGRGNAVLNATIKGGTNAFHGSVYEFLRNDKLDARNFFLARKAPYRQNQFGTAVGGPVRRDHDFFFLNYEGTRVRQGRAFNPVVPSEAFRRGDFSGITAAVRDPLTGTPFPGNIIPSTRINPVASYFIPFIPAQNTPSGTFSYAAPFRDTQNQGNARYDHIFSDKDTISARYTVNHLERFNPGAYPDNGGSTQRQRVQNLAITETHVFSPSMFNELRLGYTRMHNANINQGLGTNHTAQSGIRGFEETSLNFPGFPQLSITGFQGIAGNAFQPLVNPTNMYQLVDNLSWIRGAHTVKFGADLRNYRLTSTNSANSRGNFSFTPNYTGQAFADFLTGYPTSGARAFPRNLFGLSETRYHFYVQDDWKVSSNLTLNIGLRYELNIQPTALDYQSAMFDFERGRWVVSTLDNGEINLVSQQVSRFAYPRFQSLIDKASDRGLPNKLLYNRYNDFAPRLGMAWRPFGNNKTVVRAGAGVFYLLTSGNNIVSAPIINVPFIVDESKQQPVVNTRPTLEVRNFFDPFSSNANFTTPLTYALNPHLKTPTMYQWNLAVQRELMPNLSLELAYVGNKGTYLERALPQNLPMVSSTDLRPFQQRRPRPEFGTGFFYDNRENSNYNALEVKLEKRFSQGVSFLAGYSWSKVIDGSSNDQGGGDGADNPFNLRSMRGRSNLDVGQRFVASFGVELPFGRGKAFGSGMSRAADLAVGGWQLQGIVTLQGGFPFTPTIASDPANVAFSYARRPDVIGSGAVSECRPEQCFNIADFRVPAAFTIGNAGRNILRGPGFNNWDLAIFKNFSFTDRVYLQFRAEAFNAFNHTNFNNPNTNIELPTQGGRIFSAKDPRIGQFGLKLYF; encoded by the coding sequence ATGCAACTTGTTAGTGTGATCGTTCTGCTGCTGGCGTTTGCTTCCGCGGTATGGAGCCAAGCGACGGCGACGCTCGTCGGCCGTGTCACCGATACATCGGGGGCCGTGCTGGCAGGCGCGAAAGTCACCGCCAGAAACACTCTTACGGGGCTGGAGCGGTCGACAGTCTCAACCCAAACGGGCGACTACGAACTTCCCCTTCTGCCGATCAACGGCATCTACACCGTCAACATTTCGCACGACGGCTTCCAGACGCAGGAGTTCACGGGCATCGAACTGCAAGTGGACCAGCGGGCGCGTTTCGATGTTGCACTGACGGTGGGCGCGGTTTCCGAACGGATCACGGTGGCGGAAACCACGCCGATTGTGAACACGGAAAGCGGATCGATCGGGCAGGTGGTGAACAACAAGAAGATCGTCGACCTGCCGTTGAACGGCCGCAACTTCGTGCAGCTTGCGAGCCTGCTGCCGAACGCCATTACGGGCACGTCGGGAACCGTGGGCGCGACGGTGGTGGCGGTGAGCGGCGGGCGGCAAAGCAAGACCGAGTACCTGCTGGACGGAATCAGCATCAACGAACAGCTTTTCGACGGTGTGGCGCTCCGGCCTTCGGTGGATGCGATCCAGGAATTCAAGGTGCAGGCGAACTCATTCTCCGCCGAGTTCGGCCGCGGCAACGCGGTGCTCAACGCGACGATCAAGGGCGGTACGAACGCCTTCCACGGCAGCGTGTACGAGTTTCTCCGGAACGATAAGCTAGATGCCCGGAACTTCTTCCTGGCGCGGAAAGCGCCATACAGGCAGAACCAGTTCGGCACGGCCGTGGGCGGTCCGGTGCGCCGCGATCACGATTTCTTCTTCCTGAACTATGAAGGCACGCGCGTGCGCCAGGGCCGGGCGTTCAACCCGGTAGTGCCCAGCGAGGCGTTTCGCCGCGGCGACTTTTCCGGAATCACCGCAGCCGTGCGGGATCCGCTCACCGGCACTCCGTTTCCGGGGAACATCATTCCTTCCACCCGGATCAATCCGGTGGCGAGCTACTTCATACCTTTCATTCCGGCGCAGAACACGCCGAGCGGAACTTTCTCCTACGCGGCGCCGTTCCGCGACACGCAGAACCAGGGCAACGCGCGCTACGACCATATCTTCTCCGACAAGGACACGATCTCGGCGCGGTATACGGTCAATCACCTGGAGCGGTTCAACCCCGGCGCCTATCCGGACAACGGCGGCTCCACGCAGCGCCAACGGGTGCAGAACCTGGCCATCACGGAAACGCACGTGTTTTCGCCTTCGATGTTCAACGAGCTTCGGCTGGGCTACACGCGCATGCACAACGCCAATATCAATCAGGGCCTGGGCACGAATCACACGGCGCAATCGGGTATCCGAGGATTCGAGGAAACGAGCCTGAACTTTCCGGGCTTCCCGCAGTTGAGCATCACCGGGTTCCAGGGGATCGCCGGCAATGCGTTCCAGCCGCTGGTGAACCCGACGAACATGTATCAGCTCGTCGACAACCTTTCGTGGATCCGTGGCGCGCACACGGTGAAGTTCGGGGCCGACCTCAGGAACTACCGGCTGACGTCGACGAATTCGGCGAACTCCCGCGGCAATTTCTCGTTCACGCCGAACTACACGGGCCAGGCGTTCGCGGACTTCCTCACCGGGTATCCGACGTCGGGCGCGCGGGCGTTCCCCCGAAACCTGTTCGGTCTCTCCGAGACGCGCTATCACTTCTACGTTCAGGACGACTGGAAGGTTTCGAGCAACCTGACGCTGAACATCGGCCTGCGGTACGAACTGAACATCCAGCCGACGGCGCTCGATTATCAATCGGCGATGTTCGATTTCGAACGCGGCCGGTGGGTGGTGTCGACGCTCGACAACGGAGAGATCAACCTGGTGTCGCAGCAGGTTTCGCGGTTCGCGTATCCGCGGTTCCAGAGCCTGATCGACAAGGCCTCCGACCGCGGCTTGCCGAACAAGCTGCTCTACAACCGGTACAATGACTTCGCGCCGAGGCTGGGCATGGCGTGGCGGCCGTTCGGCAACAACAAAACGGTGGTCCGAGCCGGCGCGGGCGTTTTCTATCTGCTGACGAGCGGGAACAACATCGTGAGCGCGCCGATCATCAACGTGCCGTTCATCGTGGATGAATCCAAGCAGCAGCCGGTGGTGAATACGCGGCCGACACTCGAAGTGCGGAACTTCTTCGATCCGTTCAGCTCCAACGCCAACTTCACGACGCCGCTGACTTACGCGCTGAACCCGCACCTAAAAACGCCGACGATGTACCAGTGGAATCTTGCGGTGCAGCGCGAGTTGATGCCGAACCTGTCCCTCGAACTCGCCTATGTGGGCAACAAAGGCACGTATCTCGAACGCGCGCTGCCGCAGAACCTGCCGATGGTGAGTTCCACGGATTTGCGGCCGTTCCAGCAGCGGCGTCCAAGGCCGGAGTTCGGCACGGGATTCTTCTACGACAACCGCGAGAACTCGAACTACAACGCGCTCGAAGTGAAGCTCGAGAAGCGATTCTCGCAGGGCGTGAGCTTCTTGGCCGGATATTCGTGGTCCAAGGTGATCGACGGATCTTCGAACGACCAGGGCGGCGGCGACGGCGCCGACAATCCATTCAACCTTCGGTCCATGCGCGGGCGCTCGAACCTCGATGTGGGCCAGCGCTTCGTTGCGAGCTTCGGCGTGGAACTTCCGTTCGGACGCGGCAAAGCGTTCGGCAGCGGCATGTCCCGCGCCGCGGATCTGGCGGTGGGCGGCTGGCAACTGCAGGGTATCGTCACGCTACAGGGCGGCTTCCCGTTTACGCCAACGATCGCTTCCGACCCGGCCAACGTTGCGTTCTCGTACGCCCGCCGGCCGGACGTGATCGGCAGCGGCGCGGTGAGCGAGTGCCGGCCGGAGCAGTGCTTCAACATCGCGGACTTCCGCGTTCCGGCGGCGTTCACGATCGGCAACGCGGGGCGCAACATTCTGCGCGGCCCCGGCTTCAACAACTGGGATCTCGCGATCTTCAAGAACTTTTCGTTCACCGATCGCGTGTACCTCCAGTTCCGGGCCGAGGCGTTCAACGCGTTCAATCACACGAACTTCAACAACCCCAACACCAATATCGAACTGCCGACGCAGGGTGGCCGGATCTTCTCGGCGAAGGACCCTCGCATCGGACAGTTCGGCCTGAAGTTGTACTTTTGA
- a CDS encoding DUF1553 domain-containing protein, which translates to MRFAAAFVLLAGIAPAAPVSIRVEPSSRDLRGAGAEQQFLAIAVDAAGGEHDVTSEATWSSNGAAAQVSAQGLVQSESDGAVTLTATLGPLTARANVRITEAGARREFAFGRDIGGVLTRAGCNNSNCHGGVKGRGGFKLSNGALHPKDDYEWIVNGGVYQVLTSEVKGERISRIDLASPEKSLVLRKASGQTPHGGGLRFASESPEYAALLDWVRKGAPYGPEDDTSVRVEALEVFPKALFLERGEKHRLIVTARLAGGRTEDFTRSAVFASNDRGVASASADGTITASSSGETSVLVRAAGAVASVTVGVIGPPSASYPDTPPANFIDEFIFDKLRRFRVPPSALSNDAEFLRRVCLDLTGTLPPPERTREFLASRDPAKRRKLIDALIASPEFVEYWTYRFDDLFRVAVFSNGIIAKWSQMYGEWVRASVAANKPYDQMARERLTAQGYDGPTRHYLPYDVIGPPGETMAEEVRVFFGRRLDCAQCHNHPYEAWSQDQFWGMAAFFGRLFKMGDQGNEYVIFDHPNGQGMGNGDVDGSIALNHPRTKAVLKPTLLDGRVVEASDGENPRKALADWLVKHPYFAEAAVNRFWSYFFGRGIVDPVDDFRSTNPPTHPELLARLAEDFRTHNHDLRRLIRTIVLSRTYQLSGEPNGANRDDRTNYSHSQARPLDAEVLLDAVTSVTGVPETFITGVSDSAKASGQAPSGTRAIALREPDLFYSRFLEVYGRPNRLTLPERNPAANLGQALNMLAGSVYNNKLDAPGSRLRVLLDAGSTNEEIVEEFYLAAFARVPDAEEKAALAALVGSGPERLASLKNMVWAILCSREFAENH; encoded by the coding sequence GTGAGATTCGCCGCAGCGTTCGTTTTGCTGGCCGGCATCGCACCGGCCGCGCCGGTATCCATCCGCGTTGAACCCTCGTCCCGGGATCTGCGGGGAGCCGGCGCGGAGCAACAGTTTCTCGCCATCGCCGTGGACGCGGCCGGCGGCGAGCACGACGTCACCAGCGAGGCGACATGGAGTTCAAACGGCGCGGCGGCCCAAGTATCGGCGCAGGGCCTCGTGCAGTCTGAATCGGATGGCGCGGTGACGCTCACCGCGACACTCGGCCCGCTCACCGCCCGAGCCAACGTGCGGATCACCGAAGCCGGGGCGCGCCGGGAGTTCGCCTTCGGACGCGATATCGGCGGCGTGCTTACTCGCGCCGGCTGCAACAACAGCAACTGCCACGGTGGCGTGAAAGGCCGCGGAGGCTTCAAGCTCTCCAACGGTGCGCTGCATCCGAAAGACGACTACGAATGGATCGTCAACGGCGGCGTCTACCAGGTACTCACCAGCGAGGTAAAGGGCGAGCGAATCTCCCGTATCGATCTCGCGTCGCCCGAAAAGAGCCTCGTACTCCGCAAGGCCTCCGGACAAACCCCGCACGGCGGCGGCTTGCGGTTTGCGAGCGAATCGCCGGAATACGCCGCGCTCCTCGATTGGGTCCGCAAAGGTGCTCCCTACGGTCCGGAAGACGACACCTCAGTACGCGTCGAAGCTCTAGAGGTATTCCCGAAAGCGCTGTTCCTCGAGCGAGGAGAGAAGCACCGCCTCATTGTGACGGCGCGCCTCGCCGGCGGCCGGACCGAAGACTTCACTCGATCGGCCGTGTTTGCGTCGAATGACCGCGGCGTCGCGTCGGCCTCCGCGGATGGGACCATTACCGCGTCGAGCAGCGGAGAGACTTCCGTGCTGGTGCGGGCGGCGGGTGCGGTTGCTAGTGTGACGGTAGGCGTGATCGGGCCTCCCTCGGCTTCGTACCCGGACACGCCGCCCGCGAATTTTATCGACGAATTCATCTTCGACAAGTTGCGCCGGTTTCGTGTGCCGCCCTCGGCTCTTTCGAACGACGCCGAATTCCTCCGCCGCGTCTGCCTCGATCTCACCGGCACGCTGCCACCGCCGGAGCGCACGCGCGAATTCCTCGCCAGCCGCGACCCCGCCAAGCGCCGCAAGCTGATCGACGCACTGATCGCCTCGCCCGAGTTCGTCGAGTATTGGACCTACCGCTTCGACGACTTGTTTCGCGTGGCCGTGTTCTCCAACGGCATCATCGCCAAGTGGAGCCAGATGTACGGGGAGTGGGTGCGCGCGAGCGTCGCCGCCAACAAGCCCTATGACCAGATGGCGCGCGAGCGCCTCACCGCGCAGGGGTACGACGGCCCGACCCGCCACTACCTGCCCTACGACGTCATCGGCCCACCCGGCGAAACAATGGCCGAGGAAGTGCGCGTGTTCTTCGGGCGCCGCCTCGATTGCGCCCAGTGCCACAACCATCCCTACGAAGCCTGGAGCCAGGATCAGTTCTGGGGCATGGCCGCCTTCTTCGGCCGCCTTTTCAAGATGGGCGATCAGGGTAACGAGTACGTGATCTTCGATCATCCCAACGGCCAGGGCATGGGTAACGGCGACGTCGATGGCAGCATCGCGCTCAATCATCCACGCACAAAGGCGGTGCTCAAACCCACTCTGCTCGATGGACGCGTGGTGGAGGCCAGCGATGGAGAGAACCCGCGCAAGGCGCTCGCCGATTGGTTGGTGAAGCATCCCTATTTCGCCGAAGCAGCCGTGAACCGCTTCTGGAGCTACTTCTTCGGTCGCGGCATCGTGGACCCCGTGGATGACTTCCGCTCCACCAACCCGCCCACGCATCCCGAACTCCTCGCCCGGCTCGCCGAGGATTTTCGTACCCACAACCACGACCTCCGCCGCCTCATCCGCACCATCGTGCTCTCGCGGACCTATCAGCTATCCGGCGAGCCGAACGGAGCCAACCGCGACGACCGTACGAATTACTCGCACTCCCAGGCGCGGCCGCTCGACGCCGAAGTCCTCCTCGACGCGGTCACCTCCGTCACGGGCGTCCCGGAAACCTTCATCACCGGCGTCTCCGATTCGGCGAAGGCTTCGGGACAGGCGCCTTCCGGCACCCGGGCCATCGCGCTGCGTGAACCGGATCTTTTCTACTCTCGGTTCCTGGAAGTCTATGGGCGGCCGAACCGGCTGACGCTGCCCGAACGGAACCCGGCAGCAAATCTCGGCCAAGCCCTGAACATGCTGGCCGGCAGCGTCTACAACAACAAACTCGACGCACCGGGAAGCAGGCTCCGTGTCCTGCTCGACGCCGGCAGCACCAATGAAGAAATCGTCGAAGAGTTCTACTTGGCCGCGTTCGCTCGCGTGCCCGACGCCGAAGAGAAGGCCGCGTTGGCCGCGCTGGTTGGAAGCGGGCCGGAACGCCTGGCCTCGCTCAAGAATATGGTTTGGGCGATTCTCTGCTCGCGCGAGTTCGCAGAGAATCATTAG